A window of the Cystobacter fuscus genome harbors these coding sequences:
- a CDS encoding GNAT family N-acetyltransferase translates to MPAIDIPAIDTERLTLRGPRREDFEEAFEMWGDPRVTRYISGRPSTREDMWSRLLRYVGHWAVMGYGFWVVREKSTGRFVGEVGLADFRRELEPSFEGAKEAGWVLSPSAHGKGFATEAVSAALRWADGRFGPERVVCIINPGNEASLKVAHKCGFREFTRGSYKGEPTLMLERVPGTR, encoded by the coding sequence GTGCCCGCCATCGACATTCCCGCCATCGACACCGAGCGCCTCACGCTCCGCGGCCCGCGACGCGAGGACTTCGAGGAAGCGTTCGAGATGTGGGGAGACCCACGGGTGACCCGGTACATCAGCGGCAGGCCATCCACGCGCGAGGACATGTGGTCCCGGCTGCTGCGCTACGTGGGCCACTGGGCGGTGATGGGGTACGGATTCTGGGTGGTGCGCGAGAAGAGCACGGGCCGGTTCGTCGGCGAGGTGGGACTCGCGGACTTCCGGCGGGAGCTCGAACCCTCGTTCGAGGGGGCGAAGGAGGCGGGCTGGGTGCTGTCTCCGTCGGCGCACGGAAAGGGGTTCGCCACGGAGGCGGTGAGCGCGGCGCTGAGGTGGGCGGACGGCAGGTTCGGTCCAGAGCGCGTGGTGTGCATCATCAACCCGGGGAATGAGGCTTCCCTCAAGGTCGCGCACAAGTGCGGGTTCCGTGAATTCACACGCGGCTCGTACAAGGGCGAGCCGACGCTGATGCTCGAGCGGGTTCCCGGCACCAGGTGA
- a CDS encoding amino acid ABC transporter ATP-binding protein: MIKLENVNKWYGDYHALVDITEEVSQGEVVVVCGPSGSGKSTLIRTINRLEPIQKGRILLDGQDIYGQGVDVNALRSRIGFVFQQFNLFPHLTALENCTLAPTHLRKLPPREANELAMSLLNRVGLAHKASAYPAQLSGGQQQRVAIARALAMNPPVMLFDEPTSALDPEMVGEVLQAMKGLARDGMTMVVVTHEMGFARDVCNRVLFMDQGRVLERTTPERFFSRPEHPRAQKFLADVLSPWQGTPDASH, translated from the coding sequence ATGATCAAGCTCGAGAACGTCAACAAGTGGTACGGCGACTACCATGCCCTGGTCGACATCACCGAGGAGGTCTCCCAGGGCGAGGTGGTGGTCGTGTGCGGCCCCAGCGGCTCCGGCAAGTCCACGCTGATCCGCACGATCAACCGGCTGGAGCCGATCCAGAAGGGCCGCATCCTGCTGGACGGCCAGGACATCTACGGCCAGGGCGTCGACGTCAACGCGCTGCGCAGCCGCATCGGTTTCGTCTTCCAGCAGTTCAACCTGTTTCCCCACCTCACCGCGCTGGAGAACTGCACGCTGGCGCCCACCCACCTCCGCAAGCTCCCGCCGCGAGAAGCGAACGAGCTGGCGATGTCGCTCTTGAACCGCGTCGGGCTCGCGCACAAGGCGTCCGCCTACCCCGCGCAGCTCTCCGGGGGACAGCAACAGCGGGTGGCGATCGCCCGGGCGCTCGCGATGAACCCGCCGGTGATGCTGTTCGACGAACCCACCAGTGCGCTCGACCCCGAGATGGTCGGCGAGGTGTTGCAGGCGATGAAGGGGCTGGCGCGCGATGGCATGACCATGGTGGTCGTCACGCACGAGATGGGCTTCGCCCGGGACGTGTGCAACCGCGTGCTGTTCATGGACCAGGGCCGCGTCCTGGAGCGCACCACGCCGGAGCGTTTCTTCAGCCGGCCGGAACACCCGCGCGCACAGAAGTTCCTGGCCGACGTGCTGTCTCCCTGGCAGGGCACGCCCGACGCGAGCCACTGA
- a CDS encoding LysR family transcriptional regulator, whose product MDLNAVMMFNRVVKVGSFSKAAVELGVTKSTISKKIAELESHLGTTLLRRTTRSIQLTDMGKQFHEQSSKGLSEIKKATEQAQATSIEPRGRLRITAPSDFATSILAPILAEFLETYPKISLEMMLTDKILDLVNDDIDVAIRLGPMMDSSLSAKKIGRDVFQLVASPAYIKRSPPLQEPGDLKKHDCLVFAPKPDMRTWRLKSRTSRTTLEPEIKFLSNNVTTVKALVVQGAGVALLPVSNCREEIEAKCIKVVMPEWSMEDAPIHFLFQKHHFTPPKVLVFISYMEQRMKPLFI is encoded by the coding sequence GTGGATCTGAACGCGGTGATGATGTTCAATCGGGTCGTGAAGGTCGGCAGTTTTTCGAAAGCCGCGGTGGAGCTTGGCGTCACGAAATCGACCATCTCGAAGAAGATCGCCGAACTCGAGTCTCACCTGGGAACAACTCTTCTCAGACGAACGACCAGAAGCATCCAGCTGACGGACATGGGAAAACAGTTTCACGAGCAGTCGTCAAAAGGGTTATCAGAAATCAAGAAGGCGACCGAGCAGGCACAGGCAACGAGCATTGAACCCCGAGGACGCCTACGCATCACGGCTCCTTCCGATTTCGCGACGAGCATCCTCGCACCGATCCTCGCGGAATTTTTAGAGACGTATCCGAAAATCTCGCTCGAGATGATGCTGACCGACAAGATTCTGGATCTGGTGAATGACGACATCGATGTCGCGATCCGGCTTGGCCCGATGATGGACTCATCCCTGAGCGCGAAGAAGATCGGCCGAGATGTCTTTCAGTTGGTGGCGAGTCCCGCGTACATCAAACGTTCGCCCCCTCTTCAGGAGCCAGGCGATCTGAAAAAACACGACTGCCTGGTCTTCGCACCCAAACCCGACATGCGAACCTGGCGGTTGAAATCCAGAACCTCGAGAACGACTCTCGAGCCGGAGATCAAGTTTCTTTCAAACAACGTGACCACCGTGAAAGCCCTGGTGGTGCAAGGAGCCGGCGTCGCCCTCCTGCCTGTTTCCAATTGTCGGGAGGAGATCGAAGCAAAGTGTATAAAAGTCGTCATGCCGGAGTGGTCGATGGAGGACGCACCCATTCATTTCTTGTTTCAAAAACACCACTTCACGCCACCGAAGGTCCTGGTTTTCATCTCTTATATGGAACAAAGGATGAAGCCGCTCTTCATCTGA
- a CDS encoding ABC transporter substrate-binding protein — protein sequence MMLKRLMLLMAGALTLAPLSPAHADQLQDIKKKGELACGVLGTDEPFSFIQDPASRALVGYDVDLCNAVAKSLGVKLTLKQLAVSARIPELQQGRVDLLAASLTHNKEREALIDFSLSTFITGQKVLVKKQSGITRLDQLAGKKVLTVKGSTMEQNTKKAVPTAVIVSFDNSPQAFLALQQGKGVAYVNDETSLIDDFSKLGPVAKDYEILPHNLSTEHLAMGLKKGEPAFREQVNKVLRDLEASGEAEKLFTRWFGPTTKMKFPSRPFKIETDKVD from the coding sequence ATGATGCTGAAGCGTTTGATGTTGCTGATGGCAGGTGCCCTCACGCTGGCTCCGTTGTCGCCAGCTCACGCCGACCAGTTGCAGGACATCAAGAAGAAGGGCGAGCTGGCTTGTGGCGTACTCGGTACCGACGAGCCTTTCAGCTTCATCCAGGATCCCGCCAGCCGCGCGCTCGTCGGCTACGACGTGGACCTGTGCAACGCGGTGGCGAAGAGCCTGGGCGTGAAGCTCACCCTCAAGCAGCTGGCGGTGTCCGCACGCATCCCCGAGCTGCAGCAGGGCCGCGTCGATCTGCTGGCCGCCTCGCTCACCCACAACAAGGAGCGCGAGGCGCTGATCGACTTCTCGCTGTCCACCTTCATCACCGGTCAGAAGGTCCTGGTGAAGAAGCAGAGCGGCATCACCCGCCTGGACCAGCTCGCTGGCAAGAAGGTGCTGACGGTCAAGGGCTCCACCATGGAGCAGAACACCAAGAAGGCGGTGCCGACGGCCGTCATCGTCTCCTTCGACAACAGCCCGCAGGCCTTCCTCGCGCTACAGCAGGGCAAGGGCGTGGCCTACGTCAACGACGAGACGTCGCTGATCGACGACTTCTCCAAGCTGGGCCCCGTGGCCAAGGACTACGAAATCCTTCCCCACAACCTGTCCACCGAGCATCTCGCGATGGGTCTGAAGAAGGGCGAGCCCGCGTTCCGGGAGCAGGTGAACAAGGTGCTGCGTGACCTGGAAGCCTCGGGTGAGGCCGAGAAGCTGTTCACCAGGTGGTTCGGCCCGACCACCAAGATGAAGTTCCCGAGCCGCCCGTTCAAGATCGAGACCGACAAGGTCGACTGA
- a CDS encoding isochorismatase family protein produces MLKPEDVPLAQSALLVIDVQDSFKVSPRWERRSTPDFERNVASLVDAYRAAGLPVLYFLHTDGDPGFEPGSPHLKLMDFLAPRTDEPVLTKQTRNCFTSTPLSPILLARGVRRLAVTGIQMEQCCETTTRVAADLGYAVDFVLDATMTFPIPNWDVPGEELGVDAITERTAYALRHRFARITHARQLVAELAALPPPGPPREPARPAPPPPPRPAPRVLFALAPGVEVMDLAGPMQAFHEAAGFGHPYAVTSVSPTPTVRTAQGLELAGLAPLPKDVGPGDRVVVPGYPLATTRVPPALLSWLRAAANAGAQVCAVCTGAFALGEAGLLDGRRCTTHWRRTQELQARFPRARVLGERLFVEDAGVVTSAGISAGVDMALALLERDGGPLLASSVAREMVVYLRRDGAQSQDSVYLDFQTHLNPGVHRVQQYLVAHPEAKATLAELGRVASMSERNLTRAFRRATGISVHAYRERLRLERAKGLLRNPELTVEAVAEACGYADVRQLRRVWTAAHGGPPRRPPARGGKT; encoded by the coding sequence ATGCTGAAGCCCGAAGACGTGCCCCTGGCCCAATCCGCCCTGTTGGTCATCGACGTGCAGGACTCCTTCAAGGTGAGCCCACGCTGGGAGCGGCGCAGCACGCCGGACTTCGAGCGCAACGTCGCGTCGCTGGTGGACGCATACCGGGCCGCGGGGCTGCCGGTCCTCTACTTCCTGCACACGGACGGCGACCCCGGCTTCGAGCCGGGCAGCCCGCACCTGAAGCTGATGGACTTCCTCGCCCCGCGCACGGACGAGCCCGTGCTGACGAAGCAGACACGCAACTGCTTCACCTCCACGCCCCTCTCGCCGATCCTGCTCGCCCGCGGCGTGCGGCGCCTGGCCGTGACGGGCATCCAGATGGAGCAGTGCTGCGAGACGACGACGCGCGTGGCCGCGGACCTGGGCTACGCGGTGGACTTCGTGCTGGACGCCACGATGACGTTCCCCATCCCCAACTGGGACGTGCCGGGAGAGGAGCTCGGTGTCGACGCCATCACCGAGCGCACGGCGTACGCGCTGCGCCACCGCTTCGCGCGCATCACCCACGCCCGGCAGCTGGTGGCCGAGCTCGCCGCCCTCCCCCCGCCCGGACCGCCGCGTGAGCCGGCGCGGCCCGCCCCTCCCCCGCCGCCGCGCCCCGCCCCGCGCGTCCTCTTCGCGCTCGCACCGGGCGTGGAGGTGATGGACCTGGCCGGGCCGATGCAGGCCTTCCACGAGGCCGCGGGCTTCGGGCACCCGTACGCCGTCACGTCCGTGTCCCCGACGCCCACCGTGCGCACGGCGCAGGGCCTGGAGCTCGCGGGCCTCGCGCCACTGCCGAAGGACGTGGGCCCCGGCGACCGCGTCGTCGTGCCGGGCTACCCGCTGGCGACGACGCGGGTGCCGCCCGCGCTGCTGTCCTGGTTGCGCGCGGCGGCGAACGCGGGCGCGCAGGTGTGCGCGGTGTGCACGGGGGCGTTCGCACTGGGCGAGGCGGGCCTGTTGGACGGCCGCCGCTGCACCACGCACTGGCGGCGCACACAGGAGTTGCAGGCGCGCTTCCCGCGTGCGCGAGTGCTGGGCGAGCGGCTCTTCGTGGAGGACGCGGGCGTCGTCACCAGCGCGGGCATCAGCGCGGGGGTGGACATGGCGCTCGCGCTGCTGGAGCGCGATGGCGGGCCACTGCTCGCCTCGAGCGTCGCGCGCGAGATGGTGGTGTACCTGCGCCGCGACGGGGCGCAGTCTCAGGACAGCGTCTACCTGGACTTCCAGACGCACCTGAACCCGGGCGTGCACCGCGTGCAGCAGTACCTGGTCGCACACCCCGAGGCGAAGGCGACGCTGGCCGAACTGGGCCGCGTGGCCTCCATGAGCGAGCGCAACCTCACACGCGCCTTCCGCCGCGCCACCGGCATCAGCGTGCACGCCTACCGCGAGCGCTTGCGGCTGGAGCGCGCCAAGGGCCTGCTGCGCAACCCCGAGCTCACGGTGGAGGCGGTGGCCGAGGCCTGCGGCTACGCCGACGTGCGCCAGCTGCGCCGCGTCTGGACCGCGGCGCACGGCGGGCCCCCGCGCCGCCCTCCCGCGCGCGGCGGGAAGACGTGA
- a CDS encoding acylase, whose amino-acid sequence MHTDSPSDCFVRSDASARPPRWPTLLLSLALVASTGCPEPEPKPPEPEPRYRATIRRTAHGIPHISASNLGGVGFGQGYAFAQDHACTLADQIIKVRGERARFFGAGAGDAHLSSDFAYHALDLLERGRAGLETQPEDSRQFLEGFTTGYNHFLESPGATRLSCAGQPWLRPIGADEMVAYLINIALTASGYRFVDAIAAAQPPSPKGVQSVPPALPPREEAGLASNGWALGAERTANGRGMVLANPHFPWEGELRLWESHLTVPGQLDVYGVSLLGAPGVVIGFNKDVAWTHTFSSGSRFTAYLLKLVPGKPTTYLYEGQERQMTARTFTLQVLQPDGSLKDVSRTLYSSHHGPLLALPGLGWTGSVAVSYRDANLDNTTFFTQFLGMGRATSLQQYQEVFATAQGSPWVNTMATDREGNTWYTDASATPNLSAEALTKWQQAVATPGSPQATLLAQGIVLLDGSTAINEWVVEPGARSPGLVPFARVPQRSRRDFVFNANDSYWLANPAQPLEGFSPLHGFERVPQTPRTRMNLVALTEVREGGASGADGRFTLEELQATVLDNRGMTAELLRAQVVQRCQANPTGNARGQAVDLTQACAVLAAWDGHYDLSSVGAPLWRELMGIYGTAALQNAGTLFATAFSPAQPMETPNTLVPAPATGADPLLDKLAEAVLRLGDASIAVDTPLGQVQFTPRGGTRTALHGGVAVDGTMNVVSYRILQSTLAGPTPRGTVINSASGLTTDGYVINYGTSFLMAMNYTDSGLEARALLTYGESEDPSHLNDQLQLFSQKQWRPILFSEQEIASSPVLETTTVTRE is encoded by the coding sequence ATGCACACTGACTCCCCTTCGGACTGCTTCGTACGGTCTGACGCGTCCGCGCGTCCGCCTCGCTGGCCCACCCTCCTGCTGTCCCTGGCCCTGGTGGCCTCCACGGGCTGTCCGGAGCCGGAGCCGAAGCCCCCCGAGCCCGAGCCCCGCTACCGGGCCACCATCCGCCGCACCGCCCACGGCATTCCCCACATCAGCGCCTCCAACCTCGGCGGCGTGGGCTTCGGTCAGGGATATGCCTTCGCCCAGGATCATGCCTGCACCCTGGCGGATCAGATCATCAAGGTTCGCGGCGAGCGCGCCCGCTTCTTCGGGGCGGGCGCCGGGGATGCCCACCTCTCCAGCGACTTCGCCTACCACGCCCTGGATCTGCTCGAGCGCGGCCGGGCCGGCCTCGAGACCCAGCCCGAGGACTCCCGTCAATTCCTCGAAGGCTTCACCACCGGCTACAACCACTTCCTGGAGAGCCCCGGAGCCACGCGGTTGTCCTGCGCCGGGCAGCCCTGGCTGCGCCCCATTGGCGCGGACGAGATGGTGGCCTATCTGATCAACATCGCGCTGACGGCCAGCGGCTACCGCTTCGTTGACGCCATCGCCGCGGCGCAGCCCCCCAGCCCCAAGGGCGTGCAGTCCGTACCGCCCGCGCTGCCACCGCGCGAGGAGGCGGGCCTCGCCAGCAACGGCTGGGCCCTGGGCGCCGAGCGCACGGCCAACGGGCGCGGCATGGTGCTGGCCAACCCGCACTTCCCCTGGGAGGGCGAGCTGCGGCTGTGGGAGAGCCACCTCACCGTGCCCGGCCAGCTCGACGTCTATGGCGTCTCCCTGCTCGGCGCGCCCGGTGTCGTCATCGGCTTCAACAAGGACGTGGCCTGGACGCATACCTTCTCGTCCGGCTCGCGCTTCACGGCCTATCTGTTGAAGCTCGTCCCCGGCAAGCCCACCACGTATCTGTATGAGGGTCAGGAGCGGCAGATGACGGCCCGGACCTTCACCCTCCAGGTGCTGCAGCCCGATGGCTCGCTGAAGGACGTCTCCCGCACCCTCTACAGCAGCCACCATGGACCCCTGCTGGCCCTGCCCGGCCTGGGCTGGACCGGCTCCGTCGCCGTCAGCTACCGGGACGCCAACCTCGACAACACCACCTTCTTCACCCAGTTCCTGGGCATGGGACGGGCCACCAGCCTCCAGCAGTACCAGGAGGTCTTCGCCACCGCGCAGGGCAGCCCCTGGGTGAACACCATGGCCACGGATCGCGAGGGGAACACCTGGTACACGGATGCCTCGGCCACGCCCAACCTCAGCGCCGAGGCGCTGACGAAGTGGCAACAGGCGGTCGCCACGCCCGGCTCGCCGCAGGCCACGCTGCTGGCCCAGGGCATCGTGCTGCTCGACGGGAGCACCGCCATCAACGAGTGGGTGGTGGAGCCCGGAGCGCGCAGCCCGGGGCTCGTTCCCTTCGCCCGGGTGCCGCAGCGGTCCCGCCGCGACTTCGTCTTCAACGCCAATGACAGCTATTGGCTGGCCAACCCCGCGCAGCCCCTGGAGGGCTTCTCTCCCCTGCACGGCTTCGAGCGCGTGCCCCAGACGCCCCGCACCCGGATGAACCTCGTCGCGCTCACCGAGGTGCGCGAGGGAGGCGCCTCCGGCGCCGATGGCCGGTTCACCCTCGAGGAGCTGCAGGCCACCGTCCTCGACAACCGCGGCATGACGGCCGAGTTGCTGCGCGCGCAGGTGGTCCAGCGCTGTCAGGCCAACCCCACGGGTAACGCTCGGGGCCAGGCCGTGGACCTCACCCAGGCGTGTGCCGTGCTGGCGGCGTGGGATGGCCACTACGACCTGAGCAGCGTGGGCGCTCCCCTCTGGCGCGAGCTGATGGGCATCTACGGCACCGCGGCCCTGCAGAACGCGGGCACCCTCTTCGCCACGGCCTTCTCGCCCGCTCAACCCATGGAGACACCGAACACGCTCGTACCGGCGCCCGCGACGGGGGCGGATCCGCTCCTGGACAAGCTGGCCGAGGCCGTGCTGCGACTGGGGGATGCGAGCATCGCGGTGGATACGCCGCTGGGCCAGGTGCAGTTCACCCCACGAGGTGGCACGCGTACGGCCCTCCACGGTGGCGTCGCGGTGGATGGCACGATGAATGTCGTCAGCTACCGCATCCTGCAGTCCACCCTGGCCGGGCCGACACCGCGCGGCACGGTCATCAATTCCGCGTCGGGCCTCACCACCGACGGCTACGTCATCAACTATGGGACGAGCTTCCTCATGGCCATGAACTACACCGACAGCGGCCTGGAGGCCCGGGCCCTGCTCACCTACGGCGAGTCCGAGGACCCGTCCCACCTCAACGACCAGCTCCAGCTCTTCTCCCAGAAGCAGTGGCGGCCCATCCTCTTCTCCGAGCAGGAGATTGCCAGCTCTCCGGTCCTCGAGACGACGACCGTCACCCGGGAGTAA
- a CDS encoding VOC family protein — translation MNPTFVNIVFSVAAAFALTSTAQAQVPGIKSAGIDHVGITVPNMREAEKFFSEIFGCVAVTKIGPHPMTTSLSNDRKTQVPARAKSMTLKMLRCGHGSNIELFEYEGSKGKTTPPDHEDLGGHHIAFYTDDVEAGVAYLKSKGITVIGEPMTTTSGDTAGETWVHFLTPWGLEMELVGYPQGKAYEKRAPVKLWSAKHPAD, via the coding sequence ATGAACCCGACATTTGTAAATATCGTCTTCTCGGTCGCCGCGGCATTCGCACTGACGTCGACTGCCCAGGCGCAGGTGCCTGGAATCAAATCAGCCGGAATCGATCATGTCGGAATCACGGTTCCCAACATGCGCGAGGCCGAGAAGTTCTTTTCTGAAATATTCGGCTGTGTCGCTGTGACGAAAATCGGTCCCCATCCGATGACCACCAGTTTGTCGAACGACCGGAAGACGCAGGTCCCAGCCAGAGCGAAAAGCATGACGCTCAAGATGCTTCGCTGCGGCCACGGCTCCAATATCGAGCTCTTTGAGTATGAAGGCTCAAAAGGGAAAACAACCCCACCGGATCATGAAGACCTGGGTGGCCACCACATTGCTTTCTATACGGACGACGTCGAAGCGGGTGTTGCCTACTTGAAGTCAAAGGGCATCACCGTGATAGGTGAGCCGATGACGACGACTTCAGGCGATACGGCAGGCGAAACATGGGTCCACTTCCTCACTCCATGGGGGCTCGAGATGGAGTTGGTTGGTTATCCACAAGGGAAGGCCTACGAGAAGCGAGCGCCGGTGAAGCTCTGGTCCGCGAAGCATCCAGCCGATTGA
- a CDS encoding TetR/AcrR family transcriptional regulator, with amino-acid sequence MTRKKPARPYHHGDLKRALLEASIELIREEGVDALTVAEVGRRVGVSSAAPYKHFADRQALLSALAQEGNRRLGEALVAATQGSTDPREAFRLSGVAYIRWAAENPALYRIATDPAHVDYTATSHEVDAPEALKGSLEAFWPELAALVRSGASLPASHALVQQLRGRALAQGLASLFVSGVFASLGITTADAERIARAVTGEDVPATPRRSQPSRSR; translated from the coding sequence GATCTCAAGCGCGCCCTGCTGGAAGCGAGCATCGAGCTCATCCGCGAGGAAGGCGTGGACGCGCTCACCGTGGCCGAGGTCGGCCGCCGTGTCGGCGTGTCCTCCGCGGCGCCCTACAAGCACTTCGCGGACCGCCAGGCGCTGTTGAGTGCGCTCGCCCAGGAGGGCAACCGGCGGCTCGGCGAGGCGCTCGTCGCGGCGACCCAGGGGAGCACCGACCCGCGCGAGGCCTTCCGGCTCTCGGGCGTGGCCTACATCCGCTGGGCGGCGGAGAACCCGGCCCTCTATCGCATCGCGACGGATCCCGCGCATGTCGACTACACGGCGACGTCTCACGAGGTCGATGCCCCGGAAGCCCTCAAGGGCTCCCTGGAGGCGTTCTGGCCGGAGCTGGCGGCCCTGGTGCGCTCGGGCGCCTCCCTGCCCGCTTCCCATGCGCTGGTGCAGCAACTGCGAGGCCGCGCCCTGGCTCAAGGCCTGGCCAGCCTCTTCGTCAGTGGCGTCTTCGCCTCGCTCGGCATCACCACCGCGGACGCGGAGCGGATTGCCCGGGCGGTGACGGGAGAGGACGTCCCCGCCACGCCGCGCCGGAGCCAGCCCTCACGCTCCCGCTGA
- a CDS encoding SCE4755 family polysaccharide monooxygenase-like protein, with the protein MMRPSPTPSLIAASTALLLSAAPARAHFSIQQPASWAEQDRLGNPQKSEPCGQADPGQPAQPTGAVTTYRPGQMITIALTETIFHPGHYRVSIAQDMNSLPPDPPVTAGSTPCGSTPINENPTLPLLADGLLVHSSPLSGPQTLQVQLPQDFTCDKCTLQITQFMSNHAINNPGGCYYHHCATVTVAASSDGGGTGGEGVPPDDAPGKGGGGCQLGGVSGTAAAPAAGLIMLALGLLRRRRRA; encoded by the coding sequence ATGATGCGACCCTCCCCGACCCCTTCCCTCATCGCCGCGTCGACGGCGCTCCTCCTTTCCGCCGCGCCGGCGCGCGCCCACTTCAGCATCCAGCAGCCGGCGAGCTGGGCGGAGCAGGACCGTCTCGGCAACCCGCAGAAGAGCGAGCCCTGCGGCCAGGCCGACCCCGGGCAGCCGGCCCAGCCCACCGGCGCGGTCACCACCTACCGCCCGGGGCAGATGATCACCATCGCCCTCACCGAGACGATCTTCCACCCCGGCCACTACCGCGTCTCGATCGCCCAGGACATGAACTCGCTGCCCCCCGATCCGCCGGTCACCGCCGGCAGCACGCCGTGCGGTAGCACCCCCATCAACGAGAACCCGACGCTGCCGCTGCTCGCCGACGGTCTGCTCGTGCACTCCTCGCCGCTCTCTGGTCCGCAGACGCTCCAGGTCCAGCTGCCTCAGGACTTCACCTGCGACAAGTGCACGCTGCAGATCACCCAGTTCATGTCGAACCATGCGATCAACAACCCCGGTGGCTGCTACTACCACCACTGCGCCACCGTCACGGTCGCCGCGTCCAGCGACGGCGGCGGTACGGGTGGCGAGGGTGTCCCGCCGGACGACGCGCCGGGCAAGGGTGGCGGAGGTTGTCAGCTCGGCGGCGTTTCCGGCACCGCGGCCGCGCCGGCCGCCGGCCTGATCATGCTGGCGCTCGGGCTTCTCCGCCGCCGCCGCCGCGCCTGA
- a CDS encoding amino acid ABC transporter permease, protein MNSFDVSLLLSGQYHDWLVSGFALSIKLALITLVFALPLALLVAVLRLAPLAMLRAVGVVFVEAIRNVPLLAHMLFWYFGAPEVLPEALKLWLYERNFEAASAVIALVLYTAAYMSEDIRSGIRSIPKEQMEASRALGFSFLGAMRLVILPQALRLTVPPLISQTLSLWKNTSIAMVIGVAELMYQAQQVESASFRGFESFAFATGAYLMISLAITGASAWYHHHHPVRSA, encoded by the coding sequence ATGAACTCATTCGATGTCTCGCTGCTGCTGTCCGGCCAGTACCACGACTGGCTCGTGAGCGGCTTCGCCCTCTCCATCAAGCTCGCGTTGATCACGCTGGTGTTCGCACTGCCCCTCGCGCTGCTCGTGGCGGTGCTGAGACTCGCGCCGCTCGCGATGCTGCGCGCGGTGGGCGTGGTGTTCGTCGAGGCGATCCGCAACGTGCCGCTCCTGGCACACATGCTGTTCTGGTACTTCGGCGCGCCGGAGGTGTTGCCAGAGGCGCTCAAGCTCTGGCTGTACGAGCGCAACTTCGAGGCCGCCAGCGCCGTGATCGCGCTGGTGCTGTACACCGCCGCCTATATGTCGGAGGACATCCGGAGCGGCATCCGCTCGATTCCCAAGGAACAGATGGAGGCCAGTCGCGCGCTCGGCTTCAGCTTCCTCGGCGCCATGCGGCTGGTGATCCTCCCGCAGGCGCTGCGCCTGACGGTGCCACCGTTGATCAGCCAGACGCTCAGCCTGTGGAAGAACACCAGCATCGCCATGGTGATCGGCGTCGCCGAGCTGATGTACCAGGCCCAGCAGGTGGAGAGCGCCAGCTTCCGCGGCTTCGAGTCCTTTGCCTTCGCCACCGGGGCCTACCTGATGATCTCGCTCGCCATCACCGGGGCCTCCGCCTGGTACCACCATCACCATCCGGTGCGGAGCGCCTGA
- a CDS encoding amino acid ABC transporter permease, whose translation MWEILQTYWLYYLIGQYPDGPLGGLSLTLVLAALALVLAFPVGIVLALCRLSPYRLLRWPVTAVVFVVRGTPLLMVVFWAYFLLPTLTGHVTDQFNTMLAALVLFDGAYLAEIIRAGIQAIPKGQMESARSLGFDYPRAMRLVILPQALRNMLPSLVNQFVSTIKETSLGYIISLGEVSFVATQINTQLLTRPAEVYLLLALTYFVLCFSLSRFAFWLERRLAAGTSHPGTR comes from the coding sequence ATGTGGGAGATCCTCCAGACCTACTGGCTGTACTACTTGATCGGACAGTATCCGGACGGTCCGCTCGGGGGCCTCTCGCTGACGCTGGTCCTGGCCGCGCTCGCCCTGGTGCTCGCCTTCCCGGTCGGCATCGTGCTCGCATTGTGCCGCCTCTCGCCCTACCGCCTCCTGCGCTGGCCGGTGACCGCCGTGGTGTTCGTGGTGCGCGGCACGCCACTGCTGATGGTCGTGTTCTGGGCCTACTTCCTGCTGCCCACACTCACCGGGCACGTGACCGACCAGTTCAACACCATGCTGGCGGCGCTGGTGCTCTTCGACGGCGCCTACCTCGCGGAGATCATCCGCGCCGGCATCCAGGCCATCCCCAAGGGCCAGATGGAGAGCGCCCGCTCGCTCGGGTTCGACTACCCGCGGGCCATGCGGCTGGTGATCCTCCCGCAGGCGCTCCGCAACATGCTGCCCTCGCTGGTCAATCAGTTCGTGTCGACCATCAAGGAGACCTCGCTCGGCTACATCATCAGCCTCGGCGAGGTGTCCTTCGTCGCGACCCAGATCAACACCCAGCTGCTGACCCGGCCGGCCGAGGTCTATCTGCTGCTGGCGCTCACCTACTTCGTGCTGTGCTTCAGCCTGTCGCGCTTCGCCTTCTGGCTGGAGCGGCGGCTGGCCGCGGGCACCTCGCACCCGGGAACGCGATGA